From Cydia strobilella chromosome 7, ilCydStro3.1, whole genome shotgun sequence, one genomic window encodes:
- the LOC134743102 gene encoding bifunctional peptidase and arginyl-hydroxylase JMJD5, which produces MPPLNDVLQKLDDLKVNISITELQELSLACRATLKDLLIDTKAIEKSDMIQIQAILDYMHEQINVGNWKDVKPFLRRTITIASYLKLLAHIKFSEELTENVLRESLKIIDHGIIFGCPLEKEPKLLHNCASYLNEIYAQSHIIKAIKLPSSPKTSVKEYKATSLEILDRPSMEHFFENHILAEKPVILDNCISHWPALSKWQDQTYLIKLAGLRTVAIEIGREYTESDWTQKLMTVEEFINNHIYNSDGSTGYLAQYQLFDQVPELKNDITEPEYCCFSDSNDPVDIMAWYGPKGTVSPLHHDPKRNLLAQVVGEKQIFLFSPKDSELLYPHEHELLSNTARVDPRKPDLESYPKYKDAKPYYCILRPGQLLYIPPKWWHFVESLSVSFSVSFWWT; this is translated from the coding sequence ATGCCACCGCTAAACGATGTTCTGCAAAAACTCGATGACTTAAAGGTAAATATATCAATAACTGAGCTTCAAGAGCTAAGTTTAGCTTGTAGGGCAACATTGAAAGATTTACTTATTGATACCAAGGCAATAGAAAAATCAGATATGATACAAATTCAAGCAATACTTGACTACATGCATGAGCAAATAAACGTCGGAAATTGGAAAGATGTGAAGCCATTCTTACGAAGAACTATAACAATAGCATCATATTTAAAGCTCCTAGCCCATATCAAGTTCTCAGAAGAACTTACAGAAAATGTACTTAGAGAATCCTTAAAAATAATAGATCATGGTATAATTTTTGGCTGTCCATTGGAAAAAGAACCAAAGTTACTCCATAACTGTGCATCTTATCTAAATGAAATCTATGCACAATCACATATAATCAAAGCTATTAAGTTACCAAGTAGTCCAAAGACCTCAGTAAAAGAATATAAGGCTACTTCATTAGAGATATTAGACCGTCCAAGCATGGAACACTTTTTTGAAAACCATATCTTAGCAGAGAAGCCTGTTATTTTAGACAACTGCATAAGTCATTGGCCTGCATTGTCGAAATGGCAAGATCAAACCTATTTGATAAAGTTAGCTGGATTGAGAACAGTTGCAATAGAAATTGGAAGAGAATACACAGAATCTGATTGGACACAAAAACTCATGACAGTTGAAGAATTTATAAACAACCACATATATAATTCAGATGGGAGCACAGGTTACTTGGCTCAGTATCAGTTGTTTGATCAAGTTCCAGAGCTAAAGAATGATATAACAGAACCAGAATATTGTTGCTTTTCTGATAGCAATGATCCCGTGGATATCATGGCTTGGTACGGCCCTAAAGGAACTGTGTCTCCTCTTCACCATGACCCTAAAAGAAACCTATTAGCGCAAGTTGTGGGTGAAAAGCAGATCTTTTTGTTTTCTCCTAAAGATTCAGAATTATTGTACCCTCATGAACATGAATTACTCAGTAATACAGCAAGAGTAGATCCTAGAAAGCCTGATTTGGAAAGTTATCCTAAATACAAAGATGCTAAGCCCTATTATTGCATATTGCGGCCTGGGCAGTTATTGTATATTCCACCTAAGTGGTGGCATTTTGTGGAGTCACTATCTGTAAGTTTTTCAGTTAGCTTTTGGTGGACATAA
- the LOC134743099 gene encoding isovaleryl-CoA dehydrogenase, mitochondrial, with protein sequence MVALVCVKRVLSQCAGKTSLRCMSHYPIDEHVFGLSSEQQQLRQALFDFAQKELAPKAAEIDKNNSFSELREFWKKLGNLGVLGITASPDYGGTGGKYSDHCVIMEELSRAAGGIALSYGAHSNLCVNQINRNGTHEQKSKYLPKLCSGEHIGALAMSEPGAGSDVVSMKLRADKKGDYYVLNGNKFWITNGPDADVLVVYAKTDTTTAKPQHGITAFLIEKDFPGFTTAQKLDKLGMRGSNTCELVFEDCKVPASNILGKLNKGVYVLMSGLDLERLVLAAGPVGLMQAAIDAAFEYAHTRKQFGRNIGEFQLMQGKMADMYTTLSACRNYLYNVARACDEGHINSKDCAGVILYCAEKATQVALDAIQILGGNGYINDYPTGRILRDAKLYEIGAGTSEVRRMLIGRALNNEYK encoded by the exons ATGGTTGCGCTGGTGTGTGTGAAACGTGTTTTGAGTCAATGTGCTGGTAAAACTAGTTTAAGATGCATGTCTCATTATCCTATTGATGAACATGTGTTTGGATTATCTAGTGAGCAGCAACAG CTGCGACAAGCGCTCTTCGATTTCGCCCAAAAGGAATTAGCACCAAAGGCAGCTGAAATCGACAAGAATAATTCATTCTCAGAACTAAGGGAATTTTGGAAGAAACTAGGCAATTTGGGAGTTTTAG GAATTACGGCCAGTCCTGATTATGGCGGCACAGGCGGGAAATATTCCGACCACTGCGTTATTATGGAAGAACTTTCCAG AGCTGCAGGTGGCATCGCGCTATCGTACGGAGCCCATTCCAACCTGTGCGTCAACCAAATCAACAGAAATGGCACACATGAGCAGAAAagcaaatatttacctaaa CTATGCTCGGGTGAACACATAGGCGCGCTGGCCATGTCGGAGCCCGGCGCCGGCAGCGACGTCGTCTCCATGAAGTTGCGAGCCGATAAGAAAGGCGACTACTACGTACTCAACGGAAACAAGTTCTGGATTACTAATGGGCCGGACGCTGACGTTTTAGTG GTATATGCTAAAACCGACACAACTACAGCCAAGCCGCAGCACGGCATAACGGCATTTTTAATAGAAAAGGACTTCCCCGGATTCACCACTGCCCAAAAATTGGATAAATTAGGAATGCGCGGCTCTAACACATGCGAGTTGGTGTTCGAAGACTGTAAG GTACCAGCCTCGAACATTCTAGGCAAGCTGAACAAGGGTGTGTACGTTCTCATGTCTGGTCTAGACCTGGAGCGCTTAGTACTAGCCGCTGGGCCCGTCGGGCTCATGCAGGCCGCTATTGACGCGGCATTCGAGTACGCGCACACGAGGAAACAGTTCGGACGGAATATTGGCGAGTTCCAGTTGATGCAG GGCAAAATGGCCGACATGTACACAACACTAAGCGCGTGCCGCAACTACCTGTACAACGTGGCCCGGGCCTGCGACGAGGGCCACATTAACAGTAAGGACTGCGCCGGAGTCATTCTTTATTGTGCGGAGAAGGCCACGCAAGTTGCGCTAGACGCCATACAGATACTGG GTGGCAATGGGTACATTAATGATTACCCTACTGGAAGAATTCTAAGGGACGCCAAGCTTTATGAAATTGGTGCTGGGACTTCGGAAGTCAGAAGAATGTTGATTGGCCGAGCTTTGAacaatgaatataaataa